AAACTTCATACTGATGTAAAAACAAATATTTGCAGTATAGAATATGCCGTCTGGAAACGAATGGGTAATTTATATGTTTTCGAAATAAAAGCAGACCGATTCTTACGCAATATGGTAAGGGCAATTGTAGGAACATTATTGGAAGCTGGCAGAGGACGACTCGACGAGAAAGGTCTCATTAGAATTATAAATGCTAAAAACAGACAAGTTGCTGGTGATTCTGTTCCCGGAAATGCACTTTTTTTGGATAATGTGCAATATCCAGATGATATATGGAGATAAAATAAGAAATTGTTGGACAGGTTTTTGAGTAAAAAGAAATAACGCGGAAAACTTAAAAGTTACCGCGTTATTTCTTTTATAAAAGTGTTAGTTTACTTGATTATCAATCATTCATTGAGATTAAAAATTCTTCATTGTTAGATGTACGTCTTAATCTATTAAGTAAGAATTCCATTGCTTCAACAGAGTTCATATCAGAAAGGAAGTTACGTAATACCCACATACGATTAAGAGTTTCTTCTGATAGTAGCAGGTCATCACGACGTGTACTTGAAGCTATAATATCCACAGAAGGAAAAATTCTCTTGTTGGATAATTTTCTATCAAGCTGAAGTTCCATGTTACCTGTACCTTTAAACTCTTCGAATATTACATCATCCATTTTAGAACCTGTATCGGTAAGAGCAGTAGCAATTATAGTTAGTGAACCACCATTTTCAATATTTCTTGCTGCTCCAAAGAAGCGTTTAGGTTTGTGCAATGCATTTGCATCAACACCTCCTGAAAGTACTTTACCTGATGCCGGTTGAACTGTATTATATGCTCTTGCTAGACGAGTGATAGAGTCTAACAGAATTACCACATCATGACCACATTCAACTAATCGTCTTGCTTTGTTAAGTACTATTTCAGCAATTTTTACGTGATGGTCTGCAGGCTCATCAAAGGTAGACGCAATAACTTCAGCATTAACGCTACGCTCCATATCAGTTACCTCTTCAGGTCTTTCATCAATTAGCAGTATAATCATATACACTTCAGGATGATTGTCAGCAATTGCATTGGCAATATCTTTCAGAAGAACTGTTTTACCAGTTTTAGGCTGTGCCACAATTAATCCACGCTGACCTTTACCTATCGGCGTAAACATATCAACCACCCTGCATGAAAGATTGTCATTATGACCTTTTGTTAAATTGAATTTCTCATCCGGAAATAATGGTTTCAAATGATCAAACGGAACGCGGTCACGTACAGCATCAGGGTTGCGTCCATTTAGTCGATCTACTTTAACCAGTGGAAAAAACTTTTCACCTTCCTTTGGAGGGCGAATTGGTCCCTCTACAACATCCCCTGTGTTAAGCCCAAACAGTCTGATCTGCGACTGAGAGACATATATATCATCTGGTGATGACATATAGTTGTAATCAGATGAACGTAAAAATCCATAACCGTCAGACATAATTTCAAGAACGCCAGAAGCAGTTAAAATTCCATCAAAATCATAAGATGGTTCTTTTTCTTTCTGTTTCTGTGGTTGAGTAGTTAATTGAGACTTTGTCTGTTGATTTTGTTGCTGAGGTTTAGACTGAATTGGGGATGGTGTTATAAGATCCAGAATTGACATCTTTTCAACTGGTGGGATTGCAGCACTTGCTGCTTTTTCTGATTCAGCCTCGGGGTCCTCTGCTAC
This window of the Lascolabacillus massiliensis genome carries:
- the rho gene encoding transcription termination factor Rho, encoding MAYNIIELNEKLTTELRVLAKEMGIRRPDAYKKEELIYKILDEQAIAETKKLTSDSGSRQGNKGRNASDNNTKNQKNRDNKSESKSASVKKVESKKTEPEKSETNNKDLIKSQNQSNNVSVQTEKKDNQQSVKNTPSKNISQSPNKAVEKVAEKSTPEIIKNTTANSQDKKENVKEIKDDSVQKPTGRPIQLVFRSSKHRNEEKKSAPAPVTLPPVVAEDPEAESEKAASAAIPPVEKMSILDLITPSPIQSKPQQQNQQTKSQLTTQPQKQKEKEPSYDFDGILTASGVLEIMSDGYGFLRSSDYNYMSSPDDIYVSQSQIRLFGLNTGDVVEGPIRPPKEGEKFFPLVKVDRLNGRNPDAVRDRVPFDHLKPLFPDEKFNLTKGHNDNLSCRVVDMFTPIGKGQRGLIVAQPKTGKTVLLKDIANAIADNHPEVYMIILLIDERPEEVTDMERSVNAEVIASTFDEPADHHVKIAEIVLNKARRLVECGHDVVILLDSITRLARAYNTVQPASGKVLSGGVDANALHKPKRFFGAARNIENGGSLTIIATALTDTGSKMDDVIFEEFKGTGNMELQLDRKLSNKRIFPSVDIIASSTRRDDLLLSEETLNRMWVLRNFLSDMNSVEAMEFLLNRLRRTSNNEEFLISMND